From a single Candidatus Woesearchaeota archaeon genomic region:
- a CDS encoding glycosyltransferase family 2 protein, whose amino-acid sequence MPEQRNMNELSIFFPAYNEEENIQRCIESAKKVLEKNVKKWEILVIVYEGSTDRTAEIVKEYGKKDKRIKLIIQPKEQKGVGTAYIIGFKKAMYSAVFYCDSDNQFNFEEISKFFPYYEEFDIIAGYRIKRQDPFGRIISSKIYNFMLRQIFNIKERDLDCAFRLVKKKVIDAIEIKSQTGLMTAEMIIKAKRAGFKVKQVGVTHYPRTAGQTRFASALNFPRIPVIKEIIGEIKELYKSLKEK is encoded by the coding sequence ATGCCTGAGCAAAGAAACATGAATGAACTAAGCATTTTTTTTCCTGCATATAATGAAGAAGAAAATATACAACGATGTATAGAGTCTGCAAAGAAAGTTCTAGAGAAGAATGTAAAAAAATGGGAAATTCTCGTTATTGTCTATGAAGGATCAACAGATAGAACTGCGGAAATAGTGAAAGAATACGGAAAAAAAGATAAACGGATCAAGCTGATTATACAACCAAAAGAACAAAAAGGGGTAGGAACAGCATACATTATCGGATTCAAAAAAGCAATGTACAGCGCAGTGTTTTATTGTGATTCTGACAATCAGTTTAATTTTGAAGAGATTAGCAAATTCTTCCCATATTATGAGGAGTTTGACATCATAGCAGGATACAGAATAAAAAGACAGGATCCGTTTGGAAGAATTATTTCCTCCAAAATATATAATTTTATGTTAAGACAAATATTTAATATAAAAGAACGAGATCTTGATTGCGCGTTTCGGTTAGTGAAGAAAAAAGTGATTGATGCGATAGAAATCAAATCACAAACAGGATTAATGACTGCAGAGATGATTATAAAAGCAAAAAGAGCAGGGTTCAAGGTAAAGCAGGTAGGGGTAACGCACTATCCAAGAACAGCTGGTCAAACAAGGTTTGCGTCTGCGCTCAATTTTCCAAGAATACCAGTAATTAAAGAAATAATTGGAGAGATAAAAGAATTATACAAATCACTAAAGGAAAAATGA
- a CDS encoding NAD-dependent epimerase/dehydratase family protein: MASQHSSLNMVIIIQKNSFSGKKVLVTGGTGMIGRYLVDLLLEQGAHVRIASLDDPSRAHPKAEFMRLNLLHLENCMLACKGIDYVFHLVGVKGSPAMTKTKPASFFVPIILSNTNMMEAARLANVQWYLYTSSVGVYAPAEIFYEDAVWKTFPSENDKFAGWAKRMGELQAEAYAIEYGIQNISIVRPANVYGHYDNFDPKSAMVIPSLIKRALDGEDPFTIWGDGTQIRDFVHAKDVARGMLFAVENGITEPLNLGSGVGIEIKKIVDIIVSYLEKKPQVIWDTTKPSGDKKRLMNMERATRYGFRNIISIEEGIKDVMDWYRANKDIVNKRYDVFTRNEK, from the coding sequence ATGGCAAGTCAACACTCCTCATTGAATATGGTGATTATTATACAGAAAAATAGTTTTTCAGGAAAAAAAGTTCTTGTGACAGGTGGCACAGGAATGATTGGAAGATATCTTGTAGACTTATTACTAGAACAAGGAGCTCATGTTCGTATTGCTTCGTTAGATGATCCAAGCAGAGCACATCCAAAAGCAGAATTCATGCGCTTGAATTTATTACATCTTGAAAATTGTATGCTCGCGTGCAAAGGTATTGATTATGTTTTTCATTTAGTTGGTGTCAAAGGTTCTCCAGCAATGACAAAAACAAAACCTGCGAGTTTTTTTGTTCCTATTATTCTTTCTAACACAAACATGATGGAAGCAGCGCGTCTTGCAAACGTGCAATGGTATCTCTACACAAGTTCTGTTGGTGTGTATGCTCCTGCTGAGATCTTTTACGAAGATGCTGTTTGGAAAACATTTCCCTCAGAAAATGATAAATTTGCTGGCTGGGCAAAACGAATGGGAGAACTCCAAGCAGAAGCATATGCAATAGAATATGGCATACAGAATATATCCATTGTTCGACCAGCAAATGTTTATGGCCATTATGATAATTTTGATCCTAAAAGCGCAATGGTGATTCCTTCACTCATCAAAAGAGCACTTGATGGTGAAGATCCTTTTACGATATGGGGTGATGGAACACAGATTCGTGATTTTGTTCACGCAAAAGATGTTGCACGAGGAATGTTGTTTGCAGTGGAAAATGGTATTACAGAACCTCTTAATCTTGGTAGTGGCGTTGGTATTGAGATTAAGAAGATTGTGGACATCATTGTTAGTTATTTAGAGAAAAAGCCCCAGGTTATCTGGGACACGACAAAACCATCTGGAGACAAGAAGAGGCTCATGAATATGGAAAGAGCAACACGCTATGGATTTCGCAATATTATTAGCATTGAAGAAGGCATTAAAGATGTCATGGACTGGTATAGGGCGAATAAAGATATTGTTAACAAAAGGTATGATGTCTTTACCAGAAATGAGAAGTGA
- a CDS encoding NAD(P)-dependent oxidoreductase encodes MNIFITGATSGFGRYVCEKTNGFGLTRHNHKEFFEQAKKGIDILYHCAWNSAKDITQEDIASYLDDTLFLTEKMLDLNPSCFVFLSSVDVYSKESNALHQETESISLDRIKILYGLVKAMAEARILERAQRPIILRCVSLLGPYSRKNTVLKIKEDQHPSLTVTPDSQYNLVLYEDVYALVQQILAGNECGIYNVAAATNISVKEIASLFGKKPTYGSYTYSAGSVDTSKVQLLSPAFQKTSKEALATYCGGFV; translated from the coding sequence GTGAATATTTTTATTACAGGTGCTACAAGTGGTTTTGGACGATATGTTTGTGAAAAAACTAATGGGTTTGGTTTAACGCGCCATAATCATAAAGAATTTTTTGAGCAAGCAAAAAAAGGAATTGATATTCTCTATCACTGTGCTTGGAATAGCGCAAAAGATATTACTCAGGAAGATATTGCTTCATATCTTGACGATACACTTTTTTTGACAGAAAAAATGCTTGACTTGAATCCTTCTTGTTTTGTTTTTCTCTCCAGTGTTGATGTGTATTCAAAAGAAAGTAATGCTCTTCATCAGGAAACAGAATCCATTTCTCTTGATAGAATTAAGATACTTTACGGCCTTGTCAAAGCGATGGCTGAAGCACGTATTCTCGAGCGTGCACAACGTCCTATTATTTTGCGTTGTGTAAGCTTGCTTGGTCCTTATAGTCGAAAAAATACTGTCTTGAAAATCAAAGAAGATCAGCATCCTTCGCTTACTGTTACCCCTGATAGTCAATATAATTTAGTTCTTTACGAAGATGTGTATGCGCTTGTACAGCAGATACTTGCAGGAAATGAATGTGGTATCTATAACGTTGCAGCAGCAACGAACATTTCTGTCAAAGAAATTGCTTCTTTATTTGGGAAAAAACCAACATATGGTTCCTACACCTACAGTGCTGGTTCAGTTGATACGTCGAAAGTACAGTTGCTTTCTCCAGCGTTTCAAAAAACATCAAAAGAAGCACTTGCTACTTATTGTGGGGGATTTGTATGA
- a CDS encoding GDP-mannose 4,6-dehydratase, producing the protein MKALITGITGFVGSHLAEFLLKQGDTVYGTYRWRSPRDNIRQIMDKIALIECDLTDFQSCARMMDIVKPDVIYHLAAQSYVPASFHSPRATIEANIIGTLHLLEAVRTAKINPIIHICSSSEVYGQVLEDEVPITEKNPFRPASPYAVSKVGEDMLALQYFLSYGLKTIRTRMFTHTGPRRGEVFVVAAFAKQIARIEKGLQEPIIYVGNLDSVRTFADVRDTVRAYWLLTKHCTPGDVYNIGGETTMTVGEMLQKLLALSSHKDAIKIQVDPKLLRPSDVTLQIPSFDKFKKATGWKPEIPFEQTLEDTLNYWRSKPNEELLLNRRS; encoded by the coding sequence ATGAAAGCATTAATTACAGGAATTACTGGATTTGTCGGAAGTCATCTTGCTGAATTTTTGCTTAAGCAAGGAGATACTGTCTATGGAACATACCGCTGGCGTAGCCCGCGCGATAACATACGACAAATAATGGATAAAATCGCTCTTATTGAATGCGATCTCACTGACTTTCAGTCCTGCGCTCGTATGATGGATATTGTCAAACCAGATGTTATTTATCATCTTGCTGCGCAATCATATGTTCCCGCAAGCTTTCATAGTCCAAGGGCAACGATTGAAGCGAATATTATTGGAACACTCCATCTTTTGGAGGCTGTTCGCACCGCAAAAATAAATCCTATTATTCATATTTGTAGTTCTTCTGAAGTTTATGGTCAAGTTCTCGAGGATGAAGTGCCTATTACTGAGAAAAATCCTTTCCGTCCTGCAAGCCCTTATGCAGTGAGCAAAGTTGGAGAAGACATGCTTGCACTTCAATATTTTCTTTCCTACGGTTTGAAAACTATTCGCACTCGAATGTTTACACATACTGGTCCACGACGCGGAGAGGTTTTTGTCGTTGCTGCATTTGCAAAACAGATTGCTCGAATTGAAAAAGGATTGCAAGAACCAATTATTTATGTGGGTAATCTTGATTCTGTGCGGACGTTTGCTGATGTTCGCGATACTGTTCGCGCATATTGGCTTCTTACCAAACACTGTACTCCAGGAGATGTCTATAATATAGGAGGAGAAACTACTATGACTGTGGGAGAGATGCTCCAAAAACTTCTTGCATTGTCTTCACATAAAGATGCAATAAAGATTCAGGTTGATCCAAAACTTCTTCGACCATCGGATGTGACGCTTCAAATTCCTTCTTTTGACAAATTCAAGAAGGCAACTGGTTGGAAACCAGAAATTCCTTTTGAGCAGACATTGGAGGATACATTAAACTACTGGCGCTCTAAACCCAATGAAGAACTTCTGTTAAATAGGCGATCATGA
- a CDS encoding glycosyltransferase family 9 protein — MREIVHTDCLYFNGYKPCSPHKTTGTHCFNCSEYQRFTHTILIVKLGRAGEVIRNTPLLHRLRQEYPHAKISWLTEYPSLVPKNYVDEIIPYSLNTIFCLFGRSFDIVYSLDKDIAICSLVMNIPAKIKKGFGAQHGAIIPLDDDAYDKWMTGIFDDLMKQNKRHYVEEIFEICGYTWNGEEYILPHYTVPSVSLPNNKPIIGVNTGAGDTWVTRVLTEQKLKVLIQDLMTQGYFVVLLGGEAEDKMNTTLAHATGASYFGTFSILDFIGLMNKCDLIITSVTFALHVAIGLQKKILLLNNIFPTNEFYLYGLGTILEPSVSCKYCYKAKFDANCETFNCLDTISNEEIITAVAALLTPPKQLSATT, encoded by the coding sequence GTGCGGGAAATAGTTCATACAGATTGTCTCTACTTTAATGGCTACAAACCTTGTTCTCCACATAAAACTACAGGCACGCACTGTTTTAACTGCTCCGAATATCAACGATTTACACACACTATTCTCATTGTAAAACTTGGCAGAGCAGGTGAAGTAATCCGAAACACTCCTCTTTTGCATCGCCTTCGACAGGAGTATCCCCATGCAAAGATTTCTTGGCTTACTGAATATCCCTCTCTTGTTCCAAAAAACTATGTTGATGAAATCATTCCCTATTCTTTAAACACTATTTTCTGCTTATTTGGCCGTTCTTTTGATATTGTATACAGTCTTGATAAGGATATTGCAATATGTTCTTTAGTTATGAATATTCCTGCAAAAATAAAAAAAGGATTTGGTGCTCAGCATGGAGCAATTATTCCATTAGATGATGATGCGTATGATAAATGGATGACTGGTATTTTTGATGATCTTATGAAACAAAATAAGAGACATTATGTTGAAGAAATTTTTGAAATTTGCGGCTATACTTGGAATGGAGAGGAATATATCCTTCCTCATTATACTGTGCCTTCTGTCTCATTACCAAATAACAAGCCAATCATTGGTGTTAATACAGGTGCAGGAGACACATGGGTTACTCGTGTTTTGACAGAACAAAAACTTAAAGTTCTTATCCAGGACCTCATGACGCAGGGGTATTTTGTTGTTCTCCTTGGTGGTGAAGCAGAGGATAAAATGAACACAACACTTGCACATGCAACTGGTGCTTCTTACTTTGGCACATTCTCTATTCTTGACTTTATAGGTCTTATGAATAAATGTGATCTTATTATTACTTCTGTTACTTTTGCACTTCACGTTGCAATTGGCCTCCAAAAGAAAATTCTTTTACTCAACAACATTTTTCCTACCAATGAATTTTATTTATACGGTCTTGGTACTATTTTAGAGCCTTCTGTTTCGTGTAAATATTGCTATAAAGCAAAATTTGATGCTAATTGCGAAACATTCAATTGCCTAGACACAATTTCTAATGAAGAAATTATTACTGCGGTTGCTGCATTACTTACTCCACCAAAACAACTTTCCGCTACAACATAA
- a CDS encoding DegT/DnrJ/EryC1/StrS family aminotransferase encodes MEIKVMMMRIEFGDLRLGQRARDNILDCLDKNWVSGGPKVEQFETEWGALFHYKYNVAMSSGTDADINACAALYDFGAKQGDEIIMPALAFIAPANAIRVAGFTPVFVDIERHTLNINPAKIEEKITPRTRAILLVHTMGKPCAMDKIMEIAKKHKLFVIEDACEAHGAQYKNKFIGHWGDAVAFSYYAAHLVCCGEGGMVSTNNEAFAKVLQSTRSHGRRDGALYFDHIRIGFNSKMNDMEASIGLDQIGSFWQTFNKRKENLYYLLKKVKDLEKFAYFNLEEEHDVVCPHAFSITLKDPKYNCQKLSAYLEANSVKCKRNFGSIPTQQQAFAYLNHTLGSFPEAEYVGDHGIHFGIHQCLTTEDLDYVSDLLHAYFAQYESS; translated from the coding sequence ATGGAAATAAAGGTGATGATGATGAGAATTGAATTTGGGGACTTACGACTTGGACAACGTGCTCGTGATAATATTCTCGATTGTCTTGATAAAAATTGGGTGTCTGGTGGTCCTAAAGTTGAACAATTTGAAACGGAATGGGGTGCATTGTTTCATTATAAGTATAATGTTGCGATGAGCTCTGGGACAGATGCAGACATTAATGCGTGTGCTGCCCTCTATGATTTTGGTGCAAAACAAGGCGATGAAATTATTATGCCTGCACTTGCGTTTATTGCACCGGCAAATGCGATTCGAGTTGCAGGATTTACTCCTGTTTTTGTTGATATTGAACGACATACTTTAAACATCAATCCTGCTAAAATAGAAGAAAAAATAACACCACGAACGCGCGCAATTCTTCTTGTCCATACTATGGGAAAACCTTGTGCAATGGATAAAATTATGGAAATTGCAAAGAAGCACAAGCTCTTTGTTATTGAAGACGCTTGCGAAGCTCATGGTGCACAATATAAGAATAAATTTATTGGTCATTGGGGTGATGCTGTAGCATTTAGTTATTATGCTGCTCATCTTGTTTGCTGTGGAGAAGGAGGCATGGTTTCTACAAACAATGAAGCGTTTGCAAAGGTACTCCAGTCTACAAGGTCCCATGGACGAAGAGACGGCGCTTTATACTTTGATCACATTCGCATAGGTTTTAATTCTAAAATGAATGATATGGAAGCATCCATTGGTTTAGATCAGATCGGCTCTTTTTGGCAAACATTCAACAAACGAAAAGAAAATCTTTACTATCTCCTCAAAAAAGTAAAAGACCTTGAGAAATTTGCGTATTTTAATTTGGAAGAGGAACATGATGTTGTTTGTCCTCATGCATTTAGCATAACGCTCAAAGATCCAAAATATAATTGTCAAAAACTTTCTGCGTACTTGGAAGCGAATTCTGTGAAGTGCAAAAGAAACTTCGGATCTATTCCAACACAGCAACAGGCATTTGCGTATCTTAATCATACTCTTGGTTCATTTCCCGAAGCAGAATATGTTGGCGATCATGGAATTCACTTTGGAATCCACCAATGCTTAACCACAGAGGATCTGGACTATGTTTCTGATTTGCTGCACGCATATTTTGCACAGTATGAGTCGTCGTGA
- a CDS encoding NAD(P)-dependent oxidoreductase — protein MRILIIGAGGFIGNELYAAFHGHKVFGTYCKTAVSGMTKLDITDKEEVERVLETMQPDVILQPAAQPWVDFCEQHPKESEKINFNGAQHVIDWCRNNQRYYLFLSTDYVFDGKNGPYQEDASTHPLNVYGMHKLQIEQEILRKLPSLGCIARTTTVYGWEVAGKNFVAKFIKTLEEGKESSVVCDQYATPTFVSDLARALVLLTEAKKTGVYHTAGPEYMSRLEFAEKIALVFGLDKHLITSISTEALKQPADRPRKGGLVCTKIETELGMVFKAPFAALEEMKMTRSQRNKLL, from the coding sequence ATGCGAATACTTATTATTGGTGCAGGCGGCTTTATTGGAAATGAGCTTTATGCTGCATTTCATGGTCATAAAGTCTTTGGAACATATTGCAAAACTGCTGTTTCCGGAATGACCAAACTTGATATTACTGATAAAGAAGAAGTGGAACGAGTATTGGAAACTATGCAGCCAGATGTAATTCTTCAGCCTGCTGCACAGCCATGGGTTGATTTTTGTGAGCAGCATCCTAAAGAATCTGAGAAAATTAATTTTAATGGAGCGCAGCATGTTATTGATTGGTGTCGTAATAATCAAAGATATTATCTTTTTCTTTCCACGGATTATGTCTTTGATGGGAAAAATGGTCCATATCAAGAAGATGCTTCGACACATCCATTAAATGTTTATGGAATGCATAAACTGCAGATAGAACAGGAAATTCTGCGAAAATTACCTTCTCTTGGCTGCATTGCGCGAACAACGACAGTGTATGGCTGGGAAGTTGCTGGAAAGAATTTTGTCGCGAAATTTATCAAAACACTCGAAGAAGGAAAAGAAAGTTCTGTTGTTTGTGATCAATATGCGACCCCTACATTTGTTTCTGATCTTGCTCGCGCTCTTGTTCTGTTAACAGAAGCAAAGAAAACTGGAGTGTATCACACTGCTGGTCCAGAATATATGTCTAGACTTGAGTTTGCGGAGAAGATCGCACTTGTTTTTGGGTTGGATAAACATTTGATCACGTCTATTAGTACAGAAGCATTGAAGCAACCTGCAGATCGTCCACGAAAAGGAGGATTAGTTTGTACAAAGATTGAAACGGAACTTGGCATGGTGTTCAAAGCTCCGTTTGCGGCGTTGGAAGAAATGAAAATGACGCGATCTCAGAGAAATAAACTGCTTTGA
- a CDS encoding NAD(P)-dependent oxidoreductase, with protein sequence MTAPKKKILVCGATGFIGRNIAEALAVYEHYEVHGTYFAKKPWTNPKVVMHFADLTKKEDVGRIVAGMDIIIQAAATTSGAKDIVTKPYYHVTDNALMNSLLFCAAHEKRVSHIIFFSCTVMYQSRPEPLQETDFNANDEIYDKYFGVGWTKVYIEKMCEFYARLGTTKYTVIRHSNIYGPHDKFDLEKSHVFGATVTKVLTAKDNKITVWGGGEEARDLLYISDLVDFVKKALEKQRSSFSLYNVGAGYAVSIKDLIKKIIFHTGKHVEVCHDLTKPTIKTSLCLNCTKAKEELGWVPFVSLDEGIQKTLKWYASTYGNKGDDDEN encoded by the coding sequence ATGACTGCTCCTAAAAAAAAAATCTTGGTTTGTGGCGCAACTGGTTTTATAGGGAGGAACATTGCAGAGGCGCTTGCAGTATATGAGCACTATGAAGTGCATGGAACCTATTTCGCAAAAAAGCCATGGACAAATCCCAAAGTGGTGATGCACTTTGCTGATCTCACGAAAAAAGAGGATGTCGGACGCATTGTTGCAGGCATGGACATTATTATCCAAGCAGCCGCGACAACCTCTGGAGCAAAAGACATCGTTACAAAACCGTACTATCATGTCACTGATAATGCCCTTATGAATTCTCTCTTATTTTGTGCTGCTCATGAAAAAAGAGTTTCTCACATTATTTTCTTCAGTTGCACAGTTATGTATCAGTCACGCCCTGAACCTCTTCAGGAGACAGATTTCAACGCGAACGATGAAATATACGATAAATATTTTGGTGTTGGTTGGACAAAAGTATATATCGAGAAGATGTGTGAGTTTTATGCTCGATTAGGGACCACAAAGTACACTGTTATTCGACATTCAAACATTTATGGTCCTCATGATAAATTTGATTTAGAAAAATCTCATGTCTTTGGTGCAACAGTTACTAAAGTCCTCACCGCGAAAGACAATAAAATCACTGTTTGGGGTGGTGGTGAAGAAGCGCGAGATCTTCTTTACATCAGTGATCTTGTGGATTTTGTAAAAAAAGCACTAGAAAAACAGCGTTCATCCTTTTCTCTCTACAATGTTGGTGCAGGCTACGCTGTCTCAATTAAAGACCTTATTAAAAAAATTATATTTCATACAGGAAAACACGTGGAAGTTTGTCATGATCTCACCAAGCCAACCATTAAAACAAGCCTTTGTTTGAATTGTACAAAAGCAAAAGAAGAGCTTGGGTGGGTTCCTTTTGTTTCTTTAGATGAGGGAATCCAAAAAACATTAAAATGGTACGCATCTACTTATGGAAATAAAGGTGATGATGATGAGAATTGA
- a CDS encoding glycosyltransferase family 39 protein: protein MNKKIIIILIILCIAIGVRASGLNKPLYQDDTIFAGIAENKEYFSTNNVHLPLGNLIIIGVTSLLGISEWTLRFPTFIFAIGTILITYFFAKRRYGEKVALWTAFIMGISCWHIYGSLTNIAAEGGLVTFMIALTSFYFLEGKKDIITGLLLGGAILAKEFAVLLLPLFVLYLLTNKMGWKEIVKKMSCIVIGAIIVGTLFVSIDFFWNNLGAIKTLLGSIVKETYTTPTMYHMIYGLFKIALFASPLLLLFFPLYVMKEGKKSLSEFEVLYVVFMVSFFILVINQATEKVRYLLIIIPFLAIIAAKYIAAFELKRKEYLIISVISIIFLIGFAFMNVERNTISYEEQEKMLASIKSGKGIDVGLVSETGNSGFVINTNIVFLAYMLSIFAMIAIKAGWQKTGIIVLLALGIGYNLFVAEEYLWHGTSPNYEEVTQNIIHDLKEEKAKEPIYVIKDVSIIWYLQDDYETFYSLDTIQNTDERLDWFEAMTKTGGTIVVVDIPFINKEGRLWNIITACEEKKAYMNKGIEIGWVFSC from the coding sequence ATGAACAAAAAAATAATAATAATTCTGATCATTTTATGCATTGCAATAGGAGTGCGTGCGTCTGGCCTAAACAAACCATTATATCAGGATGATACTATCTTTGCGGGGATTGCAGAAAATAAAGAATATTTCTCAACAAATAATGTCCATCTCCCGTTAGGAAATCTTATAATAATTGGAGTTACAAGTCTTTTAGGAATAAGTGAATGGACGTTACGGTTCCCTACGTTTATCTTTGCGATAGGAACAATACTGATCACGTATTTCTTTGCAAAAAGAAGATATGGGGAGAAAGTGGCGTTATGGACAGCGTTCATCATGGGTATATCATGCTGGCATATCTATGGTTCATTGACAAATATCGCAGCTGAAGGAGGACTTGTAACTTTTATGATCGCACTCACTTCTTTTTATTTTTTAGAAGGAAAGAAGGACATAATAACTGGACTGTTATTAGGAGGAGCTATTCTCGCAAAAGAGTTTGCAGTCCTGCTCCTTCCGCTTTTTGTACTCTATTTACTTACAAATAAGATGGGATGGAAAGAGATTGTGAAGAAGATGAGCTGTATCGTAATAGGCGCAATAATTGTGGGAACTCTCTTTGTGAGCATTGATTTCTTTTGGAATAATCTTGGAGCAATAAAGACACTGCTGGGCAGTATAGTAAAAGAAACGTATACAACACCAACAATGTATCACATGATATATGGTCTTTTCAAAATTGCGCTGTTCGCGTCGCCGTTATTACTGCTGTTTTTTCCGCTGTATGTAATGAAGGAAGGAAAAAAGAGCCTTTCGGAATTTGAAGTGTTGTATGTAGTATTTATGGTTTCATTTTTTATTTTAGTCATTAATCAGGCAACAGAAAAGGTTCGATATCTGTTGATTATTATTCCTTTCCTGGCAATTATAGCGGCGAAATACATCGCAGCGTTTGAATTAAAAAGAAAAGAGTATCTCATTATAAGTGTCATAAGTATCATTTTTTTAATAGGATTTGCATTTATGAATGTTGAAAGAAATACTATCTCTTATGAAGAGCAGGAAAAGATGCTTGCCTCCATAAAAAGTGGGAAAGGAATAGATGTTGGATTGGTATCAGAAACAGGAAATAGTGGGTTCGTCATCAACACGAATATCGTTTTTCTTGCATATATGTTAAGCATTTTCGCCATGATCGCAATAAAAGCAGGATGGCAAAAAACAGGGATCATTGTTTTACTCGCGCTTGGAATAGGATATAATCTCTTTGTTGCAGAAGAGTATTTATGGCATGGAACAAGTCCAAATTATGAAGAAGTGACGCAAAACATAATCCACGATCTAAAAGAAGAAAAAGCAAAAGAGCCAATCTATGTGATCAAAGATGTGAGCATTATTTGGTATCTACAAGATGACTATGAAACATTCTATAGTTTGGATACAATCCAGAATACAGATGAGAGATTAGACTGGTTTGAAGCAATGACAAAGACTGGCGGAACAATAGTGGTTGTGGATATCCCTTTTATCAATAAAGAAGGACGCCTTTGGAACATTATAACAGCATGCGAAGAAAAGAAAGCGTATATGAATAAAGGAATTGAGATCGGGTGGGTGTTTAGCTGTTAG